One genomic window of Moorella glycerini includes the following:
- the dprA gene encoding DNA-processing protein DprA has translation MEEKPFWVALQQAPGLGARRVLQLVKFFGSPRAAWQAPEKELLALEGLGKAATSLINWRRQVTPEKIMAKLEKTGIGVLILEEDTYPLELKRIYDPPPVLYWRGSQLPGEGLKIAIVGTRRATVYGLKVATELAAGLAAAGAGVVSGLARGIDAAAHRGAIQGKGLTWGILGCGVDVIYPPEHRQLYHQVMDHGAILSEFPPGTPPDAGHFPARNRIISGLASGTVVVEAAARSGALITADLALEQNRDVFAVPGPVTSRYSEGTNELIKQGARVVTGVADILAEYEPQSLWPLSRQESQVEVALTAAEEKVMAALSVMPTHLDTIMATTGLPPGELNTALLQLEIRKLIRRLPGGFYLRC, from the coding sequence ATGGAAGAAAAACCATTCTGGGTAGCCCTCCAGCAGGCGCCGGGTCTGGGAGCCCGCCGGGTCCTCCAGCTGGTTAAATTTTTCGGGAGTCCCCGGGCCGCCTGGCAGGCACCGGAAAAAGAGCTTCTGGCCCTGGAAGGTCTGGGCAAGGCGGCAACCTCCTTGATTAACTGGCGCCGCCAGGTAACACCGGAAAAAATTATGGCTAAACTAGAGAAAACCGGTATCGGAGTATTGATCCTGGAGGAAGATACCTACCCCCTGGAGCTCAAACGTATTTATGATCCGCCGCCCGTCCTCTACTGGCGGGGCAGCCAGCTGCCGGGGGAAGGCCTGAAAATAGCCATCGTCGGTACCCGCCGGGCGACGGTCTATGGTCTTAAGGTGGCCACGGAGCTCGCTGCCGGTCTTGCCGCCGCCGGCGCCGGTGTGGTCAGCGGCCTGGCCCGGGGCATAGATGCGGCTGCCCACCGGGGAGCCATCCAGGGAAAAGGCCTCACCTGGGGCATCCTGGGCTGTGGGGTAGACGTTATTTATCCTCCGGAACACCGGCAGCTTTACCACCAGGTAATGGACCACGGGGCCATCCTTTCTGAGTTTCCCCCGGGCACGCCGCCGGATGCCGGCCATTTCCCGGCCCGCAACCGGATAATCAGCGGCCTGGCGAGTGGTACAGTGGTCGTCGAGGCCGCAGCCAGAAGCGGGGCCTTGATTACAGCCGACCTGGCCCTGGAGCAGAATCGCGACGTTTTTGCCGTCCCGGGGCCAGTTACCAGCCGCTACAGCGAGGGCACTAATGAGTTAATTAAACAGGGGGCCAGGGTAGTGACCGGGGTAGCCGATATTTTGGCCGAATATGAGCCCCAATCCCTGTGGCCCTTGTCCCGGCAAGAAAGCCAGGTGGAGGTGGCCCTGACAGCCGCCGAGGAAAAGGTAATGGCCGCCCTCAGTGTCATGCCTACCCACCTGGATACCATTATGGCCACAACCGGCCTGCCGCCGGGGGAACTGAATACCGCCTTGCTCCAGCTGGAGATAAGAAAATTAATCCGGCGGTTACCGGGAGGTTTTTACCTGCGCTGTTAG
- the topA gene encoding type I DNA topoisomerase, with the protein MAHTLVIVESPAKAKTIGKFLGRNYTIKSSMGHIRDLPKSQFGVDVEHGFEPHYITIRGKGTIVKELRAVAQKSQRVLLATDPDREGEAIAWHLQHLLELPPGPIRIEFHEITRNAVQEAIKKPREIDQNRVDAQQARRVLDRVVGYRLSPLLWRKVRKGLSAGRVQSVAVRLIVDREREIEAFQPEEYWSLTAWLLAGGEGEAFPAKLFKYLGEDPAIKNEGEMQAILAALEGSTYVVTEVKQRERRKNPAAPFTTSTMQQEAYRKLNFTARRTMQVAQQLYEGIDLGGSEGPVGLITYIRTDSTRIASVAQLEARDFLMERFGPDYVPEGLRQFRGRKDIQDAHEAIRPTSVWREPAALKNVLTRDQFRLYNLIWERFVASQMQAAIMDTMTVDISAGPCLFRATGSVVKFPGYLRVYQEGSDGEGKEQEQRLPALTIGQTLELQSLEPKQHFTQPPPRYTEATLVKTMEELGIGRPSTYAPTIETILERGYVVREQKQFIPTELGRVVVDLLKEHFPDIIDVEFTAQMEQQLDEIEAGKLSWRQVVAEFYEPFSRVLERAEREIGTVELPEEVSEEKCKLCGRNLVVKTGRFGKFLACPGFPECRFTKPLLETIGVNCPRCGGEIVARRTKKGRKFYGCQNYPECNYVSWDKPTNQNCPRCGTRLVEKASRQGARLLCPSKECGYEEKIQQAR; encoded by the coding sequence TTGGCCCATACACTAGTGATCGTGGAATCGCCGGCCAAGGCCAAGACCATTGGCAAATTCCTGGGGCGGAACTATACCATAAAATCGTCCATGGGGCATATCCGCGATTTACCCAAGAGCCAGTTTGGCGTCGACGTCGAGCACGGTTTTGAGCCCCACTATATCACCATCCGGGGTAAAGGGACCATAGTCAAGGAACTGCGGGCCGTCGCCCAGAAGTCCCAGCGTGTTTTACTGGCTACGGACCCGGACCGGGAAGGGGAGGCTATTGCCTGGCACTTGCAGCATCTCCTTGAGCTACCTCCCGGGCCGATCCGGATCGAGTTTCACGAGATTACCCGCAACGCCGTCCAGGAGGCTATAAAAAAGCCCCGGGAGATTGATCAAAACCGGGTCGATGCCCAGCAGGCCCGGCGGGTGCTGGACCGTGTCGTGGGGTACCGTTTGAGCCCCCTCCTGTGGCGCAAGGTACGTAAAGGTTTAAGTGCCGGCCGGGTGCAGTCGGTAGCCGTGCGCCTGATTGTCGACCGGGAACGGGAAATCGAAGCCTTCCAGCCGGAAGAATACTGGAGCCTGACGGCCTGGTTGCTGGCTGGCGGTGAGGGGGAGGCTTTCCCGGCCAAACTCTTTAAATATCTTGGTGAGGACCCGGCTATTAAAAATGAAGGCGAAATGCAAGCCATCCTGGCAGCCCTGGAGGGGTCTACCTATGTCGTAACGGAGGTCAAGCAACGGGAACGGCGCAAAAACCCGGCAGCCCCCTTCACCACCAGCACCATGCAGCAGGAGGCTTATCGCAAACTAAATTTTACGGCCAGGCGGACCATGCAGGTGGCCCAGCAGCTCTATGAAGGTATTGACCTGGGCGGCAGCGAAGGTCCTGTCGGCCTGATAACCTACATCCGTACCGATTCCACCCGTATTGCCAGCGTGGCCCAGCTGGAAGCCCGGGACTTTCTCATGGAACGCTTTGGCCCCGATTATGTCCCGGAAGGCTTAAGGCAATTTAGAGGCCGTAAGGATATCCAGGATGCCCACGAAGCCATCCGGCCCACTTCCGTCTGGCGGGAACCGGCGGCTTTAAAAAATGTCCTTACCCGGGACCAGTTCCGCCTCTATAATCTAATCTGGGAGCGTTTTGTGGCCAGCCAGATGCAGGCTGCCATCATGGATACCATGACGGTGGATATTAGCGCCGGGCCCTGCCTTTTCCGGGCCACCGGTTCGGTAGTTAAGTTTCCGGGTTACCTGCGGGTTTACCAGGAAGGCAGCGACGGCGAAGGTAAGGAGCAGGAGCAAAGGCTGCCCGCCCTTACAATCGGCCAGACCCTGGAACTCCAATCCCTGGAACCCAAACAGCACTTTACCCAGCCGCCGCCGCGTTATACCGAGGCCACCCTGGTAAAAACGATGGAAGAGCTGGGTATCGGCCGGCCCAGTACCTATGCCCCGACCATTGAGACCATCCTGGAGCGCGGTTATGTGGTCAGGGAGCAAAAACAGTTTATCCCCACGGAACTGGGCCGGGTGGTGGTGGATCTCCTGAAGGAGCATTTTCCTGATATTATTGACGTGGAATTTACGGCCCAGATGGAGCAGCAACTGGACGAGATTGAAGCCGGGAAATTATCCTGGCGCCAGGTAGTGGCCGAATTTTATGAGCCCTTCAGCCGGGTGCTGGAACGGGCCGAAAGGGAGATCGGCACGGTCGAGCTACCGGAAGAAGTTAGCGAAGAAAAATGTAAACTTTGCGGCCGTAACCTGGTTGTCAAGACGGGCCGCTTTGGCAAATTTCTGGCCTGTCCCGGCTTCCCGGAGTGCCGTTTTACCAAACCCTTGCTGGAAACCATTGGCGTTAATTGTCCCCGGTGCGGGGGAGAAATTGTGGCCCGGCGGACGAAGAAAGGCCGTAAATTTTACGGCTGCCAGAACTACCCGGAGTGCAATTATGTTTCCTGGGATAAACCTACCAACCAGAACTGCCCCCGCTGCGGGACCCGCCTAGTGGAAAAGGCTTCCCGCCAGGGGGCACGCCTGCTTTGCCCCAGCAAGGAATGCGGCTATGAAGAAAAGATCCAGCAGGCCAGATAG
- the trmFO gene encoding methylenetetrahydrofolate--tRNA-(uracil(54)-C(5))-methyltransferase (FADH(2)-oxidizing) TrmFO, producing the protein MPEKLIIIGGGLAGSEAAWQAARRGTKVELWEMRPDKMTPAHRTGYLAELVCSNSLRADTLENAAGLLKAEMRLAHSLIMAVAEECRVPAGKALAVDREEFAVRVTTALEAEERITIIREEARAIPGQEAVIIATGPLTSPALAESLKGFTGAEYLYFYDAAAPIVTAASLNYSRIFRGSRYGRGEEDYLNCPLNEEEYRRFYQALITAERYPRHDFEPEVVFEGCMPVEVMARRGPDTLRFGPMRPVGLIDPATGKEPYAVVQLRRDNLAGTLYNLVGFQTSLKWGEQERVFRLIPGLEEAEFVRFGVMHRNTYINSPRVLQPTLQLKEHPQVFLAGQLTGVEGYIESAASGLVAGINAARYIKGEEPLTLPPATAHGALLHYITDPTHDPLQPMHINFGLLPPLERRIKGREVRNRALAERALQIWSSLGEFSGN; encoded by the coding sequence TTGCCGGAAAAGCTGATCATCATTGGCGGCGGCCTGGCCGGCAGCGAGGCCGCCTGGCAGGCGGCCCGGCGGGGTACCAAAGTTGAGCTGTGGGAGATGCGGCCGGACAAGATGACGCCGGCCCACCGTACCGGTTACCTGGCCGAGCTGGTCTGCTCCAATTCTTTAAGAGCCGATACCCTGGAGAATGCCGCCGGCCTGTTAAAGGCAGAGATGCGCCTGGCCCATTCCCTCATTATGGCCGTAGCTGAGGAATGTCGCGTGCCGGCCGGCAAGGCCCTGGCGGTGGACCGGGAGGAGTTTGCCGTTCGGGTGACTACGGCCCTGGAGGCGGAAGAACGGATCACCATTATCCGGGAGGAAGCCCGGGCCATACCCGGGCAGGAGGCGGTGATCATTGCCACCGGGCCGTTAACTTCGCCGGCCCTGGCCGAAAGCCTGAAAGGTTTTACCGGCGCCGAGTATTTATACTTTTACGATGCGGCGGCGCCCATTGTTACGGCCGCATCTTTAAATTACAGCCGTATTTTCAGGGGTTCCCGTTACGGGCGGGGGGAGGAAGACTACCTCAACTGCCCTTTGAATGAAGAGGAGTACCGGCGCTTTTACCAGGCCTTAATTACGGCTGAACGCTATCCCCGGCATGATTTTGAGCCCGAGGTAGTTTTTGAAGGATGCATGCCGGTGGAAGTCATGGCCAGGCGGGGACCGGATACCCTGCGCTTTGGCCCCATGCGCCCGGTGGGGCTCATCGACCCGGCTACCGGGAAGGAGCCCTATGCCGTGGTGCAGCTGCGCCGGGACAACCTGGCCGGCACCCTGTATAACCTGGTAGGTTTCCAGACGAGCCTCAAGTGGGGGGAACAGGAACGGGTCTTCCGCCTCATCCCCGGCCTGGAGGAGGCGGAGTTTGTCCGTTTTGGCGTCATGCACCGCAATACCTATATTAATTCGCCCCGGGTGCTTCAACCTACCCTGCAGTTAAAGGAACACCCGCAGGTTTTCCTGGCCGGCCAGTTAACCGGCGTGGAAGGTTACATTGAATCGGCAGCCAGCGGCCTGGTGGCGGGGATCAACGCCGCCCGCTATATCAAGGGCGAGGAACCCCTGACCCTGCCGCCGGCTACGGCCCACGGCGCCCTCCTTCATTATATTACCGATCCCACCCACGATCCCCTGCAGCCCATGCATATTAATTTTGGCCTGCTGCCGCCCCTGGAGCGCCGGATCAAGGGCCGGGAAGTGCGCAACCGGGCTTTAGCGGAGCGGGCTTTACAAATCTGGTCCAGCCTCGGTGAATTTTCCGGCAATTGA
- the xerC gene encoding tyrosine recombinase XerC, giving the protein MIGTAFQEGLAGFILYLESEKQASPCTVTAYRADIEQFAAFVYERQGPGAGPADVDTWLVRRFLGRLNQLGREKSSMNRKLAALRSFYRFLLREGKVESSPAALLAGPRREKRLPRFLSYAEVEKLLAIPATTPLGLRDRAMLETLYASGIRVSELVGLDVENLDLEAGYARVLGKGRRERVVPLGNLAVKALRDYLARGRPELVARRNPPETKALYLNHLGGRLTARGVRERLNHYVEKTALSSGISPHTLRHCFATHMLERGADLRVVQELLGHVNLSTTQIYTHLSRARLREVYQQAHPRARRSEG; this is encoded by the coding sequence ATGATCGGAACCGCCTTTCAAGAAGGGCTGGCAGGGTTCATCTTATACCTGGAAAGCGAAAAACAAGCCTCTCCCTGTACCGTTACCGCCTACCGGGCCGATATCGAGCAATTTGCTGCCTTCGTGTACGAGCGCCAGGGCCCGGGGGCCGGGCCGGCAGACGTTGATACCTGGCTGGTGCGCCGTTTTTTAGGCCGGCTGAACCAATTAGGCCGGGAAAAGAGCAGCATGAACCGCAAGCTGGCTGCTTTGCGGTCCTTTTACCGCTTCTTGCTGCGGGAAGGCAAAGTAGAAAGCAGCCCGGCGGCCCTGCTGGCAGGCCCGCGCCGGGAAAAGCGTTTACCCCGTTTTTTAAGCTATGCCGAGGTAGAAAAACTGCTGGCCATACCGGCTACTACCCCGTTAGGGTTAAGGGACCGGGCCATGCTGGAAACCCTGTATGCCTCCGGCATAAGGGTGAGCGAACTGGTCGGCCTGGATGTAGAAAATCTTGACCTGGAAGCCGGGTATGCCCGGGTTCTGGGCAAGGGCCGGCGGGAAAGGGTTGTTCCCCTTGGCAACCTGGCCGTCAAAGCCCTGCGGGATTACCTGGCCCGGGGCCGGCCGGAACTGGTGGCCCGCCGCAACCCGCCGGAAACAAAAGCCCTGTATCTCAACCACCTGGGGGGGCGGCTGACAGCCCGAGGCGTGCGGGAGAGGCTGAACCACTACGTGGAGAAGACAGCTTTAAGCAGCGGCATCTCCCCCCATACCCTACGCCACTGTTTTGCCACCCACATGCTGGAGCGGGGGGCAGACCTCAGGGTAGTCCAGGAACTCCTGGGCCATGTTAACCTTTCCACCACCCAGATCTATACCCATCTCAGCCGGGCCAGATTACGAGAAGTATACCAGCAGGCCCACCCCAGGGCTAGAAGAAGTGAGGGGTAG
- the hslV gene encoding ATP-dependent protease subunit HslV, whose amino-acid sequence MQGTTVIAVRHKGKVAVAGDGQVTFGHTIMKHKARKVRRLYQNKVLAGFAGSVADAFALFEKFEAKLEEYHGNLQRAVVELGKEWRTDRFLRRLEALLVVADREHLLVISGNGEIVEPDDGIAAIGSGGPYALAAARALKKHTELEAGAIAREAMEIAASICIYTNNNIVVEEL is encoded by the coding sequence GTGCAAGGCACAACGGTGATAGCCGTACGCCATAAAGGCAAGGTGGCCGTAGCCGGCGACGGCCAGGTGACCTTCGGCCATACCATTATGAAACATAAGGCCCGTAAAGTACGCCGGCTATACCAGAATAAAGTCCTGGCCGGCTTTGCCGGCAGTGTGGCTGACGCCTTTGCCCTCTTTGAAAAGTTTGAGGCCAAACTGGAGGAATACCATGGCAACCTCCAGCGGGCCGTCGTAGAGCTGGGGAAAGAATGGCGTACTGATAGATTTTTACGACGCCTGGAAGCCCTGCTGGTGGTGGCCGACCGGGAGCATCTCCTGGTAATTTCCGGTAACGGCGAAATAGTTGAACCCGATGATGGGATTGCGGCCATCGGCTCCGGGGGCCCTTATGCCCTGGCGGCCGCCCGGGCCTTAAAAAAGCATACCGAGCTCGAGGCCGGTGCCATCGCCCGGGAAGCTATGGAGATTGCCGCTTCTATCTGCATCTATACCAATAATAATATTGTGGTAGAAGAACTCTGA
- the hslU gene encoding ATP-dependent protease ATPase subunit HslU, with protein sequence MDLTPRQIVAELDRYIVGQEEAKKCVAIALRNRYRRQKLGPDLRDEVLPKNIIMIGPTGVGKTEIARRLARLVGAPFLKVEATRFTEVGYVGRDVESMIRELVENAVRMVKIEKRAEVETKAAKLAEKRLLDLLAPQAGKGRGSRSPWEVLFGGVPAGGEGMAAEEENTAEKRAILKEKLKRQELEDMMVEVEVEDNTGPGIVLGGLGLEELGMNIQDMLGNMLPRRKRKRLVTVAEARRILTQQEADKLIDMDEVAAIAVQRVEQDGIIFLDEIDKIAGRESGHGPDVSREGVQRDILPIVEGTTVQTKYGPVKTDHILFIAAGAFHVAKPADLIPELQGRFPIRVELKSLNRDDFQRILTEPKNSLLRQYTALLAVEGIELQFSADAIAEIADIAYTVNNQGEDIGARRLHTILEKVLQDLLFRAPEEEERKVVIDATYVRQQLGDIMQHADLQSYIL encoded by the coding sequence GTGGACCTTACACCCCGGCAGATAGTAGCCGAGTTAGACCGCTATATCGTCGGCCAGGAAGAAGCCAAAAAATGCGTGGCCATCGCCCTGAGGAACCGTTACCGCCGGCAGAAACTGGGCCCGGATTTACGCGATGAGGTCCTGCCCAAAAATATCATTATGATTGGCCCTACCGGTGTTGGCAAAACCGAGATTGCCCGTCGCCTGGCGCGCCTGGTAGGGGCGCCTTTCTTAAAGGTAGAAGCTACCCGCTTCACCGAAGTGGGTTATGTCGGCCGCGATGTGGAATCAATGATCCGGGAACTGGTAGAAAATGCCGTGAGAATGGTTAAAATAGAAAAGCGGGCGGAAGTGGAAACTAAGGCAGCCAAACTGGCGGAAAAGCGTTTGCTGGACCTGCTCGCCCCCCAGGCCGGGAAGGGCAGGGGGAGCCGTTCCCCCTGGGAAGTGCTCTTTGGCGGTGTGCCGGCCGGCGGGGAAGGGATGGCGGCCGAAGAAGAGAATACCGCCGAAAAGCGGGCTATTCTCAAGGAAAAATTAAAGCGCCAGGAACTAGAAGACATGATGGTGGAGGTGGAGGTAGAGGATAATACCGGCCCGGGGATCGTCCTGGGCGGGCTGGGGCTGGAAGAACTGGGGATGAACATCCAGGATATGCTGGGCAATATGCTTCCCCGGCGCAAGCGCAAGCGCCTGGTAACGGTGGCGGAAGCGCGGCGGATTCTCACCCAGCAAGAGGCCGATAAACTCATTGATATGGATGAAGTGGCCGCCATTGCCGTCCAGCGAGTGGAACAGGATGGTATTATTTTCCTGGATGAGATTGACAAGATAGCCGGCAGGGAAAGCGGGCACGGCCCTGATGTTTCCCGGGAAGGAGTCCAGCGCGACATCCTGCCCATTGTCGAAGGTACCACCGTCCAGACCAAATACGGCCCGGTGAAAACTGACCATATTCTCTTTATCGCCGCCGGGGCCTTCCATGTGGCCAAACCGGCGGATCTCATCCCGGAACTCCAGGGCCGGTTTCCTATCAGGGTAGAACTGAAAAGCTTAAACCGGGACGATTTTCAACGTATTTTAACCGAACCCAAGAATTCCCTCTTGCGCCAGTATACAGCTCTGTTGGCGGTAGAAGGTATAGAATTACAATTTTCAGCCGATGCTATTGCGGAAATTGCCGATATTGCTTATACTGTAAATAATCAGGGCGAAGATATCGGCGCACGTCGGCTGCATACTATCCTGGAAAAGGTTTTGCAGGATCTCCTTTTCCGGGCGCCAGAAGAGGAGGAACGCAAGGTTGTTATTGATGCAACTTATGTCCGGCAACAGCTGGGCGACATAATGCAACATGCCGATTTACAAAGTTATATACTCTAA
- the codY gene encoding GTP-sensing pleiotropic transcriptional regulator CodY — MESLLERSRKINRLLQRAAGNPVDFQEMANVMRDVLGANTYIVGRHARVLGYAFVEGFTCDIMEDIVFQSERFPEQYNEQLLRIDETQANFCQVGNACVFDLDKKCVFNNKLTTVVPIVGGGQRLGTLVLSKFNVRFDDEDLVLAEYGATVVGMEILRSKADKIEEEARKRAAVHVALATLSYSELEAVEHIFAELDGDEGILVASKIADRAGITRSVIVNALRKFESAGVIESKSLGMKGTYIRILNDHLLEELEKLRR; from the coding sequence ATGGAAAGTTTACTCGAAAGATCCAGGAAAATTAACCGCCTGTTGCAGCGGGCGGCCGGTAACCCGGTGGACTTTCAAGAAATGGCCAATGTGATGCGCGATGTCCTGGGAGCCAACACTTATATTGTGGGCCGCCATGCCCGCGTCCTGGGGTATGCCTTTGTTGAAGGTTTCACCTGTGACATTATGGAAGACATTGTCTTCCAGTCGGAACGTTTCCCGGAACAGTACAATGAACAGCTCTTGCGCATTGACGAAACCCAGGCCAACTTTTGCCAGGTAGGCAATGCCTGCGTTTTTGACCTGGACAAAAAATGTGTCTTCAACAACAAGCTGACCACGGTAGTGCCCATTGTTGGCGGCGGCCAGCGCCTGGGTACCCTGGTCCTCTCCAAGTTTAACGTCCGCTTTGATGACGAAGACCTGGTCCTGGCCGAATATGGCGCCACCGTAGTCGGTATGGAGATCCTGCGTTCCAAAGCCGATAAAATTGAGGAAGAAGCCCGCAAACGCGCTGCCGTCCATGTTGCCTTAGCGACCCTGTCTTACTCCGAACTGGAGGCCGTGGAGCACATCTTTGCCGAGCTGGACGGCGACGAAGGTATCCTGGTCGCCAGTAAGATCGCCGACCGGGCGGGTATAACCCGTTCCGTTATCGTCAACGCCCTGCGGAAATTCGAAAGCGCCGGCGTCATCGAGTCCAAGTCCCTGGGCATGAAGGGGACCTATATCCGCATCCTCAACGATCACCTGCTGGAGGAGTTAGAAAAGCTCCGCCGTTAA
- the rpsB gene encoding 30S ribosomal protein S2, producing the protein MKQLLEAGVHFGHQTRRWNPKMAPYIFTERNGIYIIDLQRTVKKIEEAYNFVRDLAREGGKILFVGTKKQAQEAVKEEAERCGMFYVNVRWLGGTLTNFQTIRRRVERLKELERMEEEGTFELLPKKEVARLRGEKEKLERYLGGIKEMKNLPDALFIIDPRKERIAVAEGRRLGIPIVAIVDTNCDPDEVDYVIPGNDDAIRAVRLLTSKMADAVLEGLQGQDQPEEVVGE; encoded by the coding sequence ATGAAGCAGTTGCTGGAGGCCGGTGTTCATTTCGGCCACCAGACCCGGCGCTGGAATCCTAAAATGGCCCCGTATATTTTTACGGAGCGCAACGGGATTTATATCATTGACCTCCAGCGCACCGTCAAAAAGATTGAAGAAGCCTATAATTTCGTCCGGGACCTGGCCCGCGAGGGGGGTAAAATCCTTTTTGTGGGCACCAAAAAGCAGGCCCAGGAAGCCGTGAAGGAAGAAGCCGAGCGCTGTGGCATGTTTTATGTCAACGTGCGCTGGCTGGGTGGGACGTTGACCAACTTCCAGACCATCCGCCGGCGGGTCGAACGCCTGAAAGAACTGGAACGGATGGAAGAAGAAGGTACTTTTGAGCTGTTACCCAAAAAGGAAGTCGCCCGTTTACGGGGCGAGAAGGAAAAACTGGAGCGCTACCTGGGCGGTATTAAGGAGATGAAGAACCTGCCTGATGCCCTCTTCATTATCGACCCGCGCAAAGAGCGGATTGCCGTAGCGGAAGGGCGGCGTCTGGGTATTCCCATTGTGGCCATTGTCGATACCAACTGTGATCCCGATGAGGTGGATTATGTTATTCCTGGTAACGACGATGCCATCCGGGCCGTCCGTTTGCTAACCAGTAAAATGGCTGATGCCGTTCTTGAGGGCCTGCAGGGCCAGGATCAACCGGAAGAAGTTGTGGGGGAATGA
- the tsf gene encoding translation elongation factor Ts: MISAADVKELRNRTGAGMMDCKKALEESGGDMEQAIEYLRKKGLATAAKRAGKIASEGLVHAYIHGGGRIGVLIEVNCETDFVAKTEAFQDLVHNLAMQVAASRPEYVAREDVPEEVLAKEKEILKAQALNEGKPEKVIDKIVAGRLEKFFQDNCLLEQPFIKDMDRTVQDLINEAVAKLGEKIVVRRFVRYEVGEGIKAEE; encoded by the coding sequence ATGATTTCGGCTGCTGACGTCAAAGAGCTGCGCAACCGGACCGGAGCAGGAATGATGGATTGTAAAAAGGCCCTGGAAGAGTCTGGCGGCGACATGGAGCAAGCCATTGAATATTTACGCAAGAAAGGGCTGGCCACCGCGGCCAAACGGGCCGGTAAAATAGCCAGCGAAGGCCTGGTCCATGCCTACATCCATGGTGGTGGCCGGATAGGCGTTTTAATTGAAGTCAACTGCGAGACCGACTTTGTCGCCAAGACGGAAGCCTTTCAGGACCTGGTGCACAACCTGGCCATGCAGGTAGCTGCTTCCCGGCCCGAGTATGTAGCCCGGGAAGATGTTCCGGAAGAAGTCCTGGCTAAAGAAAAGGAAATTTTAAAGGCCCAGGCTTTAAATGAAGGCAAGCCGGAAAAGGTAATTGATAAGATTGTTGCCGGCCGCCTGGAAAAATTCTTCCAGGATAATTGCCTCCTGGAGCAACCCTTTATTAAAGATATGGACCGGACCGTCCAGGATCTTATTAACGAGGCCGTAGCCAAGCTGGGTGAAAAGATAGTCGTCCGCCGCTTTGTCCGCTATGAAGTGGGCGAAGGTATCAAGGCGGAGGAATAA
- the pyrH gene encoding UMP kinase yields the protein MAQPKFKRVVLKVSGEALAGTQGFGIDQEVLTSIAAQIKEVRDLGVDVAIVVGGGNIWRGVKGSARGMDRATADYMGMLATVINALALQDALESQGVDTRVQTAIEMRQIAEPYIRRRAIRHLEKGRVVIFAAGTGNPYFSTDTTAALRAAEIEADVILMAKRVDGVYDSDPEINPDARRLQDLDYLEVLNGGLGVMDATATSLCMDNRIPIIVFGIKEKGNILKVIMGEPIGTFVGRLE from the coding sequence ATGGCGCAACCCAAGTTTAAACGGGTAGTTCTAAAGGTTAGCGGGGAAGCCCTGGCCGGTACCCAGGGTTTTGGCATCGACCAGGAAGTCCTCACTTCTATTGCCGCGCAAATAAAAGAAGTACGGGATCTGGGGGTTGACGTGGCCATTGTCGTCGGTGGCGGCAATATCTGGCGGGGGGTCAAGGGTAGTGCCAGGGGTATGGACCGCGCCACTGCGGATTACATGGGTATGCTGGCGACGGTAATCAACGCCCTGGCCCTACAGGATGCCCTGGAGAGCCAGGGCGTGGATACCAGGGTGCAGACGGCCATTGAAATGCGCCAGATAGCCGAGCCTTACATCCGCCGCCGGGCCATCCGCCACCTGGAAAAGGGCCGGGTGGTGATCTTTGCTGCCGGTACAGGCAATCCTTATTTTTCCACGGATACTACCGCGGCCCTGCGGGCGGCCGAGATTGAAGCCGATGTCATCTTAATGGCCAAACGGGTGGATGGCGTTTATGATTCCGACCCCGAGATAAACCCCGATGCCAGGAGGTTGCAGGATCTCGATTACCTGGAAGTATTGAACGGTGGCCTGGGAGTAATGGATGCGACTGCCACTTCCCTGTGTATGGATAACCGCATTCCTATTATTGTCTTTGGGATAAAAGAGAAGGGCAATATCCTGAAGGTAATCATGGGTGAACCCATTGGTACCTTTGTCGGGAGGTTAGAGTGA